A single region of the Bos mutus isolate GX-2022 chromosome 17, NWIPB_WYAK_1.1, whole genome shotgun sequence genome encodes:
- the SCOC gene encoding short coiled-coil protein isoform X1 — protein sequence MRRRVFLSGDWLATGQAGAGLLARRTLCGRKGWGCRCQLVQVFRPEASYRALPLPAPQKADHSSRILYPRCRSLLPKMMNADMDAVDAENQVELEEKTRLINQVLELQHTLEDLSARVDAVKEENLKLKSENQVLGQYIENLMSASSVFQTTDTKSKRK from the exons ATGCGCAGGCGTGTTTTCTTGAGTGGTGATTGGCTGGCAACAGGGCAGGCAGGGGCGGGACTCCTGGCTCGGCGCACGCTCTGTGGGCGGAAAGGGTGGGGCTGCCGGTGCCAGTTGGTCCAAGTGTTCAGGCCTGAGGCGTCTTACCGAGCCCTCCCCCTGCCGGCGCCTCAGAAGGCAG ACCATTCATCAAGAATTTTGTATCCAAGGTGCAGAAGTTTGTTACCGAAGATGATGAATGCTGACATGGATG CAGTTGATGCTGAAAATCAGGTGGAACTGGAGGAAAAAACACGACTTATTAATCAAGTATTGGAACTCCAACACACACTTGAAG ATCTGTCTGCAAGAGTAGATGCAGTTAAGGAAGAAAATCTGAAGCTAAAATCAGAAAACCAAGTTCTCGGACAATATATAGAAAACCTCATGTCAGCTTCTAGTGTTTTTCAAACAACTgacacaaaaagcaaaagaaaataa
- the SCOC gene encoding short coiled-coil protein isoform X2: MRRRVFLSGDWLATGQAGAGLLARRTLCGRKGWGCRCQLVQVFRPEASYRALPLPAPQKADHSSRILYPRCRSLLPKMMNADMDVDAENQVELEEKTRLINQVLELQHTLEDLSARVDAVKEENLKLKSENQVLGQYIENLMSASSVFQTTDTKSKRK, encoded by the exons ATGCGCAGGCGTGTTTTCTTGAGTGGTGATTGGCTGGCAACAGGGCAGGCAGGGGCGGGACTCCTGGCTCGGCGCACGCTCTGTGGGCGGAAAGGGTGGGGCTGCCGGTGCCAGTTGGTCCAAGTGTTCAGGCCTGAGGCGTCTTACCGAGCCCTCCCCCTGCCGGCGCCTCAGAAGGCAG ACCATTCATCAAGAATTTTGTATCCAAGGTGCAGAAGTTTGTTACCGAAGATGATGAATGCTGACATGGATG TTGATGCTGAAAATCAGGTGGAACTGGAGGAAAAAACACGACTTATTAATCAAGTATTGGAACTCCAACACACACTTGAAG ATCTGTCTGCAAGAGTAGATGCAGTTAAGGAAGAAAATCTGAAGCTAAAATCAGAAAACCAAGTTCTCGGACAATATATAGAAAACCTCATGTCAGCTTCTAGTGTTTTTCAAACAACTgacacaaaaagcaaaagaaaataa
- the SCOC gene encoding short coiled-coil protein isoform X5 produces MMNADMDAVDAENQVELEEKTRLINQVLELQHTLEDLSARVDAVKEENLKLKSENQVLGQYIENLMSASSVFQTTDTKSKRK; encoded by the exons ATGATGAATGCTGACATGGATG CAGTTGATGCTGAAAATCAGGTGGAACTGGAGGAAAAAACACGACTTATTAATCAAGTATTGGAACTCCAACACACACTTGAAG ATCTGTCTGCAAGAGTAGATGCAGTTAAGGAAGAAAATCTGAAGCTAAAATCAGAAAACCAAGTTCTCGGACAATATATAGAAAACCTCATGTCAGCTTCTAGTGTTTTTCAAACAACTgacacaaaaagcaaaagaaaataa